CGAATCTGCCAATATCATTAACATCCGGCTGCTGGAGAATAACATTCAGGCAGATGAAGTTGTGATTACCGCCTTAGGACAAAAACAGCGAAAAGAAGCGATCGTAGGCTCTGTCACTACAGTTAAAGTAGCTAACTTAAAAATACCGTCAAGTAACCTGACCAATGCCTTATCAGGACAGATAGCAGGGGTAATCGGATATCAGCGCAGCGGGCAGCCCGGACAGGATAATTCACAGTTTTTTATCAGAGGAGTAACCACTTTTGGTTATAAACAAGACCCGCTGATCTTAATCGATAACGTGGAATTAACAAGTTCAGACCTGGCACGTTTACAAGTCGATGATATTGAAAGTTTTTCCATTTTGAAAGACGCAAGTGCTACTGCGCTTTATGGTGCAAGAGGTGCTAATGGCGTAATCCTGGTGAGTACTAAAGAAGGAAAAGAAGGGAAATCTAAAATCAGCTTTCGCCTGGAGAATTCTATTTCACAATCTACCCAGACCTTGCAGCTCGCAGATCCGGTTACTTATATGAACTTATATAATGAAGCGGCCATAGGCAGAGATCCGCAAGCAGGGCCTAAGTTCAGTCAAAACCAGATTATCAATACGCAGGCTACTGTAAATAAATCACCAGGCTATAATGAATATGTATACCCGGCGGTAGATTGGCTGGGTTTATTGTTCAAGAAAAGAACGACCACACAAAGAGCAAACCTGAGCGTGAGTGGCGGTGGTGGAGTAGCCCGTTATTACGTTGCAGGATCTTATAACCGTGACAACGGGGTTTTAAATCAGGACATTAAGAACAACAGCGATAACAATGTAAAATACAGCAACTATCAGCTGCGTTCCAATGTCAACATCGACGTAAGCAAAACTACACAACTGATTGTCCGTCTTTCGGGTAATTTTAGTGAATATGCAGGCCCGCTGGCTACCGATGGCGGCTTCTCCACTGACCTTTATAACGTTGCAGTCCATACCAGTCCGGTACTTTTTCCAGCCTTTTTTCCAGCAGATGCTGCTAATCAGAATGTTCAGCATATTTTATTCGGTAATGAAGGAGGGACAACTCAGAACAGCATTTTATATAACAACCCATACGCTGCTTTACTCAGAGGACATAAAAATTCATCCGAATCCAGGATGTCTGCCCAGTTTGAAGTCAATCAAAATCTGGATTTCCTGACCGAAGGGCTTTCTTTTAAAACTATATTCAGTACAAACAGGTATTCTTACTTTGATTCGCAGCTGGCCTATTCCCCATTTTATTATAGTGCAGAGAATTATGACCGCCTGACCAATCAGTATTCCTTAAAATGGATCAATTCCGGAGTAGAAAATAACCCGCCTAATGTAGCGCAGGAATATCTTTCTTATTACCCCGGTGAACCCAATATCAGTACGTTTTTATACGGGCAGGCTTCTTTAAATTATAACCGGACATTCAGTGCTGACCATACCGTAAGCGGCACACTGATCGGGACTGGTCAGCAAACTACCTATAGCAATGCGAAAGACCCTAAAACTGACAAGAGAACTCTGCAATATTCGCTGCCATACAGAAACTTAGGTCTGGCCGGGCGTTTAACCTATGCCTTTAAGAACAAATATTTTATCGAATCAAATTTTGGCTATAATGGATCAGAACGTTTTTCAGCAGATCACCGGTTTGGCTTTTTTCCAACTATTGGAGCAGGCTGGCTGGTTTCCAATGAGAAGTTTTGGGACAAATTTTCCAGTGTAGTGACCCGCTTAAAATTGAGAGGAAGTTATGGACTGGTTGGGAATGATGCGATCGGAGATCAGCGCTTTTTCTATCAGTCTGATGTAAATTTAAGTGGCGGAGGGAATTATGCACAGTTTGGCTATAACGGCGCATCTTCACGCTCTGGTGTTTATATCAATAGCTATGAAAATCCTTCCATTACCTGGGAAACTTCCAGGCAAACGAATCTTGCGCTGGAAATGACGCTTTTTAAAAACATGAATATCATAGCCGAGGTGTACAACAACTACCGGTATAATATTTATATGCAACGTAAAAACCTGCCTTCTACCTTAGGCTTGGAGGCTGTTGACAACAATAACAATCCTAATGTAGGTGCCAATATTGGGATCGCAAGGTCAAGGGGGATTGATTTATCTATGGATTATAAGCTCAATATCAATGAGTTTTCTTTTGCGATCAGGTCTAATCTGACATTTGCGAAAAACAAGTATATCAACTTCGAAGAGCCGCAATGGGCTGAGCCCTGGAGATATACTACCGGGCAGGCGATCAACAGAAACTATGGTTTTATCGCAGAAAGGTTATTTGTGGATGATAAGGAAGTCCTCAATTCACCAGTGCAGAAATTCGGGAATAAACTGCCAAGAGGTGGTGATATTAAATACAGGGATTTAAATGGCGATGGGAAAATTGATGATGCAGATAAAGCTTTCATCGGTTACCCGCAGTCGCCTGAAATTGTATATGGCTTTGGTTTCAGCTCTTCTTATAAAGGGTTTGACCTGTCAGCATTTTTTACCGGACAAGGAAGAGTGAGTTTCTTTATTGACCCTAAAAAAGTCAGCCCTTTTGTGCCTAGTGAAGAGAAATATATTTATGGAAATACGCAGTTATTGAAAGATTTTGCAGACAACCACTGGTCACCAGAAAATCAAAATCTATATGCTTTATATCCAAGGCTTTCAATTACCGGAGATGACCTGGCTAATAACGCACAAACGAGTACCTGGTGGATGCGCAACGGGAGTATGCTCAGGCTAAAATCTGTGGAATTTGGCTATACCTTACCTTCCAGGATTTCTAAGAGCATAAGGCTTTCTTCTTGCCGGATTTACTTTAATGGATTGAACCTGATCACCTGGAGCCCCTTTAAAATGTGGGACCCCGAGCAAGGGGGAAATGGCTTTGCTTATCCGATTCAAAAGGTATTTAATGTCGGGGTTAACGTGAACTTATAAAGAACCTATGAAAAAATATTATAAATATATATGCCTTGGATTTTTGGCAATCTCCAGCCTGTCCTGTAAGAAATATCTGGATATTACGCCCGATAATTTAGGTACACTGGATTATGCATTCAGGAACAGAAATGAAGCAGAGAACTATCTGTATTCCTGTTATGCCTATATGCAGCGCATGACAGATGTGGCAAGTAATCCCGGATTTACAACTTCCGGAGAACTCATTTATTCTAATGATCTGGATAATTACCTCGGCTTTAACCGGAGTGGTTTTAATATGCTTCGGGGTACTCAAACCTCCAATGATCCCAGTCTGAATGCCTGGGATGGCTCAAACGGAAGTTACAGTATGTTCAGGTCTATCAGGATTTGTAATATCATGCTTGAAAATATTGATAAGCCTATTGACTTGTCAGCTTCGGAAAAGAAAAGATGGATTGCAGAAACCAAGTTTTTAAAAGCATACTATCATTATACTTTATTCAGGATGTACGGCCCTATACCACTGATTAAAGATAACCTGGCTATTACCAGTACAACCGATGAAGTGCGGGTCAAAAGGTCGACTGTGGACGAGTCTGTAAATTATATTGTTTCCTTATTGGATGAGGCTATTCCAGATTTGCCAGCTGTAATCAGTAACCAGGCACTTGAATTAGGAAGAGTAACCAATCTGATTGCACTAGCAGTTAAAGCCGAGGTTCTGACTACCGCAGCCAGCCCGTTGTTCAATGGCAATCCAGATTATGCGGGGTTAATTGATAAGGATGGAAAGGCACTTTTTCCGGCTGCTTTTGATCCTTCAAAATGGCAAAAGGCAGCGGAGGCAGCTAAAGCAGCAATTGTTGCCAGTGAAGCCCAGGGTGTCCGGTTATACACTTATTCTGCACCTGCTACAATTGGCAAACTTTCTGATTCTTTGAAAAAAGAACTCGATATACAAAATTCTGTAACTGAAAAATGGGAATTAAATCCGGAAATCATCTGGGCTTCTAACCCCGCATTCGGTTATCAGGGATATTCAACGCCAAGGCTGACCCCAAAATCGGCTATTAGCAGTTTCTCGAATCCTTCTACTTTTTCTGCGCCAATTTCAACACAAGAACTTTTTTATACCGTCAACGGGGTTCCCATCAATGAAGATAAAGACTGGGATTATGCAGGTAGAAATACGCTCAAAACCGGAGATGGAGCAAGTCGTTATTACATCAAAGAAGGCTATGAAACAATTAAAGGTCATTTTGCCAGAGAATCACGGTTTTATGCAGATCTGGCCTTTGATGGAGGAATCTGGTTTGGCAATGGGAGGATTAATCAGGATGACGCTAAAAATCCGCTTTATAGTGTACAGGCCAGAGGAAGTGAAGGTCTTGCCGGGCCAAAAGACAGGATCAGGCTGAATATAACCGGATACTGGCCTAAAAAACTGGTCAACTATCTTTCTATTTATGATGATGGTTTTCAGCCGGCCGACTTTCGCTTACCACTCATCAGACTTGCAGGTTTATATCTGCTATATGCTGAGACGCTGAATGAGGCAAATGGGCCTACAGCAGAGGCTTTTAATTATATTGACAAAGTCAGAACAAGAGCAGGTTTACAAGGTGTTCAGGCAGCATGGGCTGCACATTCCAGAAATCCCGGAAAATATAGCAGTAAAGAAGGATTGAGACAGATTATTCACCAGGAAAGAAGGATTGAATTGTGTTTTGAGGCGCAAAGCGGATGGGATCTCCGCCGCTGGAAAGAGCTGCAAAGCGTGCTGAGTACACCGATGCAGGGCTGGAACATTTATGATACAGAGGCCATCAACTATTACCGTCCAACCACACAGTTTATCCCTGTATTTGGCTTAAAAGATTATTTATGGCCAATCAGAAGCTATGATCTTGTCGTTAATCCAAACCTTGTTCAGAATCCATACTGGTAATCATTTAATAAATTATAATCCAATGAAAACTATAAATAATTACTTGCTATATATCTGCTTAATTATCCCCGTTTTATTCTTGCTCGGTGCCTGTCAGAAAACGGAAGGTTATAATACCCCGGCATCTTCAGACCTGACCAAACCGGATATGGTCACTAATATTAAAGTTGATAATTTTAATGGCGGGGCAAACATTACCTATACGCTGCCAAATTCCAGTAATTTGTTGTACGTCATGGCACAGTATAAAATAAATGATAAAGTAGCCAGGGAAACCAAATCCAGCTATTATTCCGATACCATTACAGTAGAAGGCTTCGCTAAAAAGGCAGCATATGAGGTCACTTTATATGCGGTAAGCAGGGCTAATGTAAAATCAGATCCGGTCATCGTTAAAGTGAACCCGGATACACCTCCCTATCTATTACTTAAACCAACGGTCAACGTACAAGCTTCTTTTGGCGGACTGAAGGTTCTCGGGAATAATCCATTGAAAAAATCGCTTGGAATCGTGATGCTGAAGGTAGATCAGACTAATTTTTCTGACATCGTGGATCAGTACTATTCCAATAAAGATAGTATTAGTTATTCTTTAAGAGGTTTCCCGCCCGTAGCCCAGAAATTTGGCTATTACGTAACCGATTCTTATGGAAATATTTCAGATACCACTTATCTGTCTGCTACTCCATTTTTTGAAACGGTACTGGATAAAAATAAATTCTTCGTTTACAACCTGCCAACAGACAGTCGTATTGGCTATGGATGGGATCTCCCTAATCTCTGGAACGGAAAAACAGATGGAAACGGCTGGCATAGCAGTCCCGATGGAAGTTTGCCCGTAATTGCCACATTTGGTTTGGGTATAACAGCTAAGCTGAGCCGCTTTGTGATGTGGGAAAGGCCTGATGGCGATGACCGCTTCGCTTTTGGGCATGGTAATCCTAAACTCTTTTCTTTATGGGGATCAGATAAAGCACAACCGGCGGATGTTCAGTTGCCAAGGACTGCACCGGCAGGTACTGTTTTAGGAGACTGGACGAACCTTGGTAATTTTAATTTTCCAGATCCGCCTTCTGGTCTGAAGCCCGCTGCACATAATGCTTCTGATAATGATTTTGTAAAAGCAGGAGTGAATTTCGATGTGCCATTAGCCAGTCCCAAAGTCCGGTACCTGCGCTTATCTGTAGGAACAACGTGGTCAAACGGAAGTTTTGCACACGTGATGGAAATGACCTTTTACGGGGATACGAGATAATTTTTATTAATAATAAAGACAAACGATATGAAATATATTTACGGCATCTATTGCTTTTTGTTGTGCTGTCTGGTTTTACAGGGTTGTACAAAGGACGATACTGAATTCAAAAGCTATCTTAAAGATGGTGAAATTGTTTATCCAGGCCGGACTTCGGCAGTACTCAATAAACCAGGGAATCTCCGGACTGCACTTTGGTGGAATCCCAGTACGGACCCAACAATTACGAAATATGTAGTTTACTGGAATAATAAAACGGACTCTGTTGTGGTGAAAGCGACCAGTCACAGCCCGCTGGATACTGTGAAAGTGATCATCCCGGATCTAAAGGAGTATACCTATTCTTTTGTGATTTATTCCTATGATGCACTGGGGCGTAAATCCGTACCAGTAGAAGCTAATAATGTCAGGGTTTTTGGAACACTTTATCAGTCTGGCTTATTAAACAGGCCATATAATGGGACTACCCCTTATACTTTGAATGATAACGGGTCGTTGTTGTTAAATTTTAATACACCGGATACGATTAACATTAATACCGTAATTAAATACACGAATGCTGCGGGAGTTGTTGTTGAAAAGATCCTGAAGCCCGACAGTGCGACTGTGTTGTTGCCAAATTATAAACCAGGAAGTAATATTCAGTACAGGTCTTCTTATATTCCCGGAAAAGGGGCATTAGATACTTTCACAGTAGCAGCGTATTCAACTTTTCCAAGAATTTATAGTTACGTGCTTTGTGACAGGTTGTTATTTAAAGAAGTTCATCTGGCTCATGATGCCAATACCTATGAATCCGGAACCAGCATCAGTAAACTTTGGGATGGGAGCGTGGGGCCACAGGGCCATCCTAATATATTTCATAGCAGTGGAAATAGCGGGATGCCACATACCATTACTTTTGATTTGGGAAAGGTTTATGATAATTTATCCAGAATTGAAGAAACCGGCAGGGATTGCTGTAATAATCCGGATGATTTTGAAGTATGGGGAATTGCTGACCTGAGCGGAGCAGATACGAACCTTAATGCAGACAATTCAGGGTGGAAAGATGAATCAATTGCTAAAGGATGGGTTTTACTGAAAGAAGTAATCCGGACAGATGATGGTAAGAATGCAGTAAGTTCGGAACTGAATAACAATGGAAAGCCAATTCGTTATATCCGGATCAGAATTAAACACGTAACTACCGGCGACGGTAATTACAGTAATATGAGTGAAATCCGGTTTTGGAATAAACAATAAGGTGGTAACATGGTTGTTTTTGTAGTTTCTTTTAAATTAAAATTAACAAGTGTTTGTTATTTAATTGAAAATAAACTGATGTTCATTTTTCCTATAAATATGGGTTTAAACGCTGATTTTTGAATAAACTTTAATTATGTGTAATTATAATTTGTTTTTGTGATTTTTCGTTCTGAAATTGTATTTATCGATTATCTATTATAAATATAAATAATGTAAATATATCCGCTTTTGAGGATGTATGAATGGTTTTGTTATTCATTTAGTGCATAAATATAAATAAATGT
The sequence above is drawn from the Pedobacter cryoconitis genome and encodes:
- a CDS encoding SusC/RagA family TonB-linked outer membrane protein, with amino-acid sequence MNCENAFSQTKKTITGKVTDTLGLPLPAVVVAAVNKPNQGTQTDNNGKYVLDVPPGTLLRFSYVGYKEQRVTVSESANIINIRLLENNIQADEVVITALGQKQRKEAIVGSVTTVKVANLKIPSSNLTNALSGQIAGVIGYQRSGQPGQDNSQFFIRGVTTFGYKQDPLILIDNVELTSSDLARLQVDDIESFSILKDASATALYGARGANGVILVSTKEGKEGKSKISFRLENSISQSTQTLQLADPVTYMNLYNEAAIGRDPQAGPKFSQNQIINTQATVNKSPGYNEYVYPAVDWLGLLFKKRTTTQRANLSVSGGGGVARYYVAGSYNRDNGVLNQDIKNNSDNNVKYSNYQLRSNVNIDVSKTTQLIVRLSGNFSEYAGPLATDGGFSTDLYNVAVHTSPVLFPAFFPADAANQNVQHILFGNEGGTTQNSILYNNPYAALLRGHKNSSESRMSAQFEVNQNLDFLTEGLSFKTIFSTNRYSYFDSQLAYSPFYYSAENYDRLTNQYSLKWINSGVENNPPNVAQEYLSYYPGEPNISTFLYGQASLNYNRTFSADHTVSGTLIGTGQQTTYSNAKDPKTDKRTLQYSLPYRNLGLAGRLTYAFKNKYFIESNFGYNGSERFSADHRFGFFPTIGAGWLVSNEKFWDKFSSVVTRLKLRGSYGLVGNDAIGDQRFFYQSDVNLSGGGNYAQFGYNGASSRSGVYINSYENPSITWETSRQTNLALEMTLFKNMNIIAEVYNNYRYNIYMQRKNLPSTLGLEAVDNNNNPNVGANIGIARSRGIDLSMDYKLNINEFSFAIRSNLTFAKNKYINFEEPQWAEPWRYTTGQAINRNYGFIAERLFVDDKEVLNSPVQKFGNKLPRGGDIKYRDLNGDGKIDDADKAFIGYPQSPEIVYGFGFSSSYKGFDLSAFFTGQGRVSFFIDPKKVSPFVPSEEKYIYGNTQLLKDFADNHWSPENQNLYALYPRLSITGDDLANNAQTSTWWMRNGSMLRLKSVEFGYTLPSRISKSIRLSSCRIYFNGLNLITWSPFKMWDPEQGGNGFAYPIQKVFNVGVNVNL
- a CDS encoding RagB/SusD family nutrient uptake outer membrane protein, encoding MKKYYKYICLGFLAISSLSCKKYLDITPDNLGTLDYAFRNRNEAENYLYSCYAYMQRMTDVASNPGFTTSGELIYSNDLDNYLGFNRSGFNMLRGTQTSNDPSLNAWDGSNGSYSMFRSIRICNIMLENIDKPIDLSASEKKRWIAETKFLKAYYHYTLFRMYGPIPLIKDNLAITSTTDEVRVKRSTVDESVNYIVSLLDEAIPDLPAVISNQALELGRVTNLIALAVKAEVLTTAASPLFNGNPDYAGLIDKDGKALFPAAFDPSKWQKAAEAAKAAIVASEAQGVRLYTYSAPATIGKLSDSLKKELDIQNSVTEKWELNPEIIWASNPAFGYQGYSTPRLTPKSAISSFSNPSTFSAPISTQELFYTVNGVPINEDKDWDYAGRNTLKTGDGASRYYIKEGYETIKGHFARESRFYADLAFDGGIWFGNGRINQDDAKNPLYSVQARGSEGLAGPKDRIRLNITGYWPKKLVNYLSIYDDGFQPADFRLPLIRLAGLYLLYAETLNEANGPTAEAFNYIDKVRTRAGLQGVQAAWAAHSRNPGKYSSKEGLRQIIHQERRIELCFEAQSGWDLRRWKELQSVLSTPMQGWNIYDTEAINYYRPTTQFIPVFGLKDYLWPIRSYDLVVNPNLVQNPYW
- a CDS encoding DUF5000 domain-containing lipoprotein, which encodes MKTINNYLLYICLIIPVLFLLGACQKTEGYNTPASSDLTKPDMVTNIKVDNFNGGANITYTLPNSSNLLYVMAQYKINDKVARETKSSYYSDTITVEGFAKKAAYEVTLYAVSRANVKSDPVIVKVNPDTPPYLLLKPTVNVQASFGGLKVLGNNPLKKSLGIVMLKVDQTNFSDIVDQYYSNKDSISYSLRGFPPVAQKFGYYVTDSYGNISDTTYLSATPFFETVLDKNKFFVYNLPTDSRIGYGWDLPNLWNGKTDGNGWHSSPDGSLPVIATFGLGITAKLSRFVMWERPDGDDRFAFGHGNPKLFSLWGSDKAQPADVQLPRTAPAGTVLGDWTNLGNFNFPDPPSGLKPAAHNASDNDFVKAGVNFDVPLASPKVRYLRLSVGTTWSNGSFAHVMEMTFYGDTR
- a CDS encoding DUF4998 domain-containing protein — its product is MKYIYGIYCFLLCCLVLQGCTKDDTEFKSYLKDGEIVYPGRTSAVLNKPGNLRTALWWNPSTDPTITKYVVYWNNKTDSVVVKATSHSPLDTVKVIIPDLKEYTYSFVIYSYDALGRKSVPVEANNVRVFGTLYQSGLLNRPYNGTTPYTLNDNGSLLLNFNTPDTININTVIKYTNAAGVVVEKILKPDSATVLLPNYKPGSNIQYRSSYIPGKGALDTFTVAAYSTFPRIYSYVLCDRLLFKEVHLAHDANTYESGTSISKLWDGSVGPQGHPNIFHSSGNSGMPHTITFDLGKVYDNLSRIEETGRDCCNNPDDFEVWGIADLSGADTNLNADNSGWKDESIAKGWVLLKEVIRTDDGKNAVSSELNNNGKPIRYIRIRIKHVTTGDGNYSNMSEIRFWNKQ